The Rhea pennata isolate bPtePen1 chromosome 7, bPtePen1.pri, whole genome shotgun sequence genome contains a region encoding:
- the HIF1AN gene encoding hypoxia-inducible factor 1-alpha inhibitor has translation MAAASSSAAAGCREGPAVAGPGWSESQFRRYSFETRPIPRLSHSDPRAEELIENEEPVVLTDTNLVYPALKWDLDYLQENIGNGDFSVYSASTHKFLYYDEKKMANFKNFKPKSTREEMKFAEFVDKLKEIQQKGSGERLYLQQTLNDTVGRKIVVDFLGFNWNWINKQQGKRGWGQLTSNLLLIGMEGNVTPAHYDEQQNFFAQIKGYKRCILFPPDQFECLYPYPVHHPCDRQSQVDFDNPDYERFPNFRSVVGYETVVGPGDVLYIPMYWWHHIESLLNGGITITVNFWYKGAPTPKRIEYPLKAHQKVAIMRNIEKMLGEALGNPQEVGPLLNMMIKGRYD, from the exons ATGGCGGCGGCCTCTtcctccgcggcggcggggtgcCGGGAGGGCCCGGCGGTGGCGGGGCCCGGCTGGAGCGAGTCCCAGTTCCGCCGCTACTCTTTCGAGACGCGGCCCATCCCGCGGCTCAGCCACAGCGACCCCCGCGCCGAGGAACTCATCGAGAATGAG GAGCCAGTAGTGCTGACAGATACGAATCTGGTTTATCCTGCTCTGAAATGGGACCTGGACTATCTCCAGGAAAACATTGGTAATGGGGACTTCTCAGTGTATAGTGCCAGCACACACAAGTTTTTGTACTATGACGAGAAGAAGATGGCCAATTTCAAGAACTTCAAGCCTAAGTCAACCAGGGAAGAAATGAAGTTTGCTGAGTTTGTGGACAAACTTaaagaaatacaacagaaaGGGAGCGGTGAAAG GTTATACCTGCAGCAAACCCTGAATGACACTGTTGGAAGGAAGATTGTAGTGGATTTTCTTGGCTTCAACTGGAACTGGATTAACAAGCAGCAAGGGAAACGTGGCTGGGGTCAGTTGACTTCTAACTTGCTGCTTATTGGCATGGAAG GGAATGTGACACCAGCTCATTATGATGAGCAGCAGAACTTCTTCGCTCAGATTAAGGGCTACAAGAGATGCATCTTGTTCCCTCCTGATCAGTTTGAGTGCCTCTACCCTTACCCTGTGCACCACCCATGTGACAGGCAGAGTCAG GTGGACTTTGACAATCCTGACTACGAGAGGTTTCCAAACTTTCGGAGTGTTGTAGGTTATGAAACAGTGGTGGGTCCAGGTGATGTGCTCTACATACCTATGTACTG GTGGCACCACATAGAGTCTCTGCTGAATGGGGGGATTACCATCACTGTGAACTTCTGGTACAAG ggTGCCCCTACCCCAAAGAGAATTGAATATCCATTAAAGGCTCATCAGAAAGTGGCAATAATGAGGAACATTGAGAAGATGTTGGGAGAGGCCCTTGGAAATCCACAAGAG GTGGGTCCCTTGTTGAATATGATGATTAAGGGACGGTATGACTAA